Proteins from one Elephas maximus indicus isolate mEleMax1 chromosome 12, mEleMax1 primary haplotype, whole genome shotgun sequence genomic window:
- the CDIP1 gene encoding cell death-inducing p53-target protein 1 isoform X2 → MSNEPPPPYPGGPTAPLLEEKSGAPPNPGRASPAVMQPPPGMPLPPADIGPPPYEPPSHPVPQPGFVPQHVNPDGAYVPPGFYPPSGPHPPMGYYPPGPYPPGPFPGPGGHTATVLVPSGAATTVTVLQGEIFEGAPVQTVCPHCQQAITTKIAYEIGLMNFVLGFFCCFMGCDLGCCLIPCLINDFKDVTHTCPNCKAYIYTYKRLC, encoded by the exons ATGTCTAACGAGCCGCCCCCTCCATATCCTGGGGGCCCCACAGCCCCGCTTCTGGAGGAGAAAAGTGGAGCCCCGCCCAACCCAG GCCGAGCCTCCCCAGCTGTGATGCAGCCCCCACCAGGCATGCCTCTGCCCCCAGCCGACATCGGCCCCCCGCCCTACGAGCCACCCAGTCATCCAGTGCCCCAGCCCGGCTTTGTCCCCCAACATGTGAACCCAGATGGCGCCTATGTGCCTCCAG GTTTCTACCCACCTTCAGGCCCCCACCCACCCATGGGCTACTACCCACCAGGGCCCTACCCacctgggcccttccctggccccGGGGGCCACACAGCTACAGTCCTGGTCCCTTCAGGGGCTGCCACCACGGTGACAGTGCTGCAAGGAGAGATCTTTGAGGGCGCACCTGTGCAGACAGTGTGTCCCCACTGCCAGCAGGCCATCACCACCAAGATCGCCTACGAGATCGGCCTGATGAACTTTGTACTGGGCTTCTTCTGCTGCTTCATGGG ATGTGACCTGGGCTGCTGCTTGATCCCCTGCCTCATCAACGACTTCAAGGATGTGACCCACACGTGCCCCAACTGCAAAGCCTACATCTACACGTACAAGCGCCTGTGCTAA